The Solibacillus sp. FSL R7-0682 genome includes a window with the following:
- the spxA gene encoding transcriptional regulator SpxA, giving the protein MLVTLFTSPSCTSCRKAKAWLEEHDIPYTERNIFSEPLTISEIKEILRMTEDGTDEIISTRSKIFQKLNVDVETLPLQRLYELIQEYPGLLRRPIILDEKRLQVGYNEDEIRRFLPRKVRAYQLQEAQRMVN; this is encoded by the coding sequence ATGTTAGTTACATTATTTACTTCACCAAGTTGTACTTCATGTCGAAAAGCAAAAGCATGGCTAGAGGAGCATGACATTCCATATACAGAGCGTAACATTTTTTCTGAACCTCTAACAATTAGTGAAATTAAAGAGATTTTACGTATGACAGAAGACGGTACGGATGAGATTATTTCTACTCGATCTAAAATTTTCCAAAAATTAAACGTCGATGTTGAGACTTTACCATTACAACGTTTATATGAATTAATCCAAGAATACCCAGGGTTATTACGTCGTCCAATTATTTTGGATGAAAAACGTTTGCAAGTAGGCTATAACGAAGATGAAATTCGTCGATTCCTACCTCGTAAAGTTCGTGCCTACCAGTTACAAGAAGCACAGCGTATGGTCAACTAA
- the trpS gene encoding tryptophan--tRNA ligase, whose amino-acid sequence MKTIFSGVQPTGTITLGNYIGAIKQFPALQEEGNAIYCIVDQHAITVPQDRLELRKNIRSLAAMYIAVGIDPKKSTLFIQSEVPAHAQAGWLLQCVATIGELERMTQYKDKSNGKETVLAALLTYPPLMAADILLYNTDIVPVGDDQKQHIELTRDLAERFNKKYNDVLTIPDIQLPKEGARIKSLQEPTKKMSKSDPNTKATIRLLDTPKEIEKKIKSAVTDSEGIVKYDVENKPGVSNLLTIESALTGATIVDLEMKYEGKGYGDFKAGVAEAVITHITPIQERYYALIDSPELDDILDEGALKANAIASKTLKKMENAMGLGRKRR is encoded by the coding sequence ATGAAAACAATCTTTTCAGGTGTACAACCAACAGGAACAATTACACTAGGCAACTATATCGGTGCCATCAAACAATTCCCTGCCTTACAGGAAGAAGGGAATGCAATTTATTGCATCGTGGATCAACATGCGATTACAGTACCTCAAGACCGACTAGAACTCCGTAAAAATATTCGCTCGCTAGCAGCAATGTATATCGCAGTTGGCATCGATCCAAAAAAATCAACTTTATTTATTCAATCCGAAGTACCCGCACACGCACAGGCAGGCTGGTTATTACAATGTGTCGCTACAATCGGTGAGTTAGAGCGTATGACACAATATAAAGATAAATCAAATGGTAAGGAAACTGTTTTAGCAGCACTGTTAACGTATCCACCATTAATGGCAGCGGACATTCTTTTATACAATACGGACATTGTTCCTGTTGGAGACGACCAAAAACAACATATCGAATTAACACGTGATTTAGCGGAACGCTTCAACAAAAAATACAACGATGTATTAACAATTCCAGACATTCAATTACCAAAAGAAGGCGCACGTATTAAATCGCTACAAGAGCCTACGAAAAAAATGTCGAAGTCAGATCCAAATACAAAGGCTACGATCCGATTATTAGATACGCCAAAAGAAATTGAAAAGAAAATTAAATCTGCCGTGACAGATTCAGAAGGCATCGTAAAATACGATGTCGAAAACAAGCCAGGCGTTTCTAATCTATTAACAATTGAGTCTGCTTTAACAGGTGCTACAATTGTTGACTTAGAAATGAAATATGAAGGCAAAGGCTACGGTGATTTCAAAGCTGGTGTTGCCGAGGCAGTTATCACACATATTACGCCAATTCAAGAACGTTATTATGCGTTAATCGATTCTCCAGAATTAGATGATATTTTAGATGAAGGCGCGCTAAAAGCTAACGCAATTGCTTCTAAAACACTTAAGAAAATGGAGAACGCGATGGGCTTAGGGCGTAAACGACGATAA
- the fabF gene encoding beta-ketoacyl-ACP synthase II codes for MEKRRVVVTGIGAVTPVGNSAEQSWENIIAGKSGIGPLTRVDTSKFTVSVAAEVKDFNIEEYIERKEARKMDRFTHYALAASMMAAKDANLTITEEMAPRVGVWIGSGIGGMETHEQQFLTFQERGVRRVSPFFVPMMIPDMASGQVSIYLGAKGVNSCSVTACASGTNSIGDAFKVIERGDADVMITGGTEAPIVTMAVAGFSASTALSMNPDIQTASRPFDKNRDGFVIGEGAGILILEELEHAKKRGAKIYGEVVGYGATGDAHHITAPAPNGEGAARAMQMALDDAKVAPDQVGYINAHGTSTPYNDLFETQAVKTVFGNHAYKLAMSSTKSMTGHLLGAAGGIEAIFTVLALKEGILPPTMNLHDPDPECDLDYIPNEARNASVDYALSNSLGFGGHNACLLFKKYVN; via the coding sequence ATGGAAAAGAGAAGAGTTGTCGTTACAGGAATTGGCGCCGTTACACCTGTAGGTAACAGTGCTGAACAGTCATGGGAAAATATAATTGCGGGAAAATCTGGAATCGGCCCGTTGACTCGGGTTGATACGAGTAAATTTACAGTATCGGTAGCAGCTGAAGTAAAAGACTTCAATATTGAAGAGTATATTGAACGAAAAGAAGCACGTAAAATGGATCGTTTCACTCATTATGCTCTAGCTGCTTCAATGATGGCTGCAAAAGATGCAAATTTAACAATTACTGAAGAAATGGCTCCTCGTGTTGGCGTTTGGATTGGTTCGGGAATTGGTGGAATGGAAACTCACGAGCAACAATTTTTAACGTTCCAAGAGCGTGGCGTTCGCCGAGTGAGCCCATTCTTCGTTCCGATGATGATTCCTGATATGGCATCGGGTCAAGTATCAATTTATTTAGGAGCGAAGGGTGTAAATTCTTGCTCTGTTACTGCATGTGCTTCTGGTACAAACTCAATAGGTGATGCCTTTAAAGTTATTGAGCGCGGTGACGCGGATGTGATGATTACTGGTGGTACTGAAGCACCAATAGTAACAATGGCTGTTGCTGGATTTAGTGCGAGTACAGCATTGTCAATGAACCCTGATATCCAGACGGCTTCTCGTCCATTTGATAAAAACCGTGATGGCTTTGTTATTGGTGAAGGAGCAGGAATTTTAATACTAGAAGAGCTTGAGCATGCGAAAAAGCGTGGTGCTAAAATTTATGGTGAAGTAGTAGGTTATGGTGCGACAGGAGATGCACATCATATTACAGCACCGGCACCAAATGGCGAAGGGGCAGCTCGTGCGATGCAAATGGCTTTGGACGATGCGAAAGTTGCGCCTGACCAGGTCGGTTATATTAATGCCCATGGTACAAGTACACCATATAACGACTTATTTGAAACTCAGGCTGTCAAAACAGTATTTGGTAATCATGCTTATAAACTGGCGATGAGCTCAACAAAGAGTATGACTGGTCACTTACTTGGTGCAGCAGGAGGGATTGAAGCAATCTTTACAGTGCTTGCCTTAAAAGAAGGAATTTTACCACCAACGATGAATTTACATGATCCTGATCCGGAATGTGATTTAGACTATATTCCGAATGAAGCTCGTAACGCATCTGTAGACTATGCTTTAAGTAATTCTTTAGGTTTTGGTGGACATAATGCATGCTTGTTATTTAAAAAATATGTAAATTAA
- a CDS encoding beta-ketoacyl-ACP synthase III, giving the protein MNAGIIGISKYVPEKVMTNADFEKFLDTSDEWIRTRTGIERRHIAEGEETSDLAFKAAEKALTDAGISADQLGLIIVATVTQDQNFPSVACQIQERLGASGCGAMDISAACSGFIYATTIAKQFVESNSYDYILVVGVEKLTKIVDWEDRNTAILFGDGACAAVIGKVSEGRGILSFELGADGTGGKHLFLNNDNHIFMNGREVFKFAVRQMGESALSVIEKAGLTKEDVDYLVPHQANIRIMEAARERLGLPEEKMSKTIQHYGNTSAASIGISIVDDLAEGKIKDDDIVVLVGFGGGLTWGALAVKWGK; this is encoded by the coding sequence ATGAATGCAGGGATTATCGGGATTAGCAAATATGTTCCCGAAAAAGTAATGACAAATGCAGATTTTGAAAAATTTTTAGATACATCGGATGAATGGATTCGTACACGTACGGGCATTGAACGCCGTCATATTGCTGAAGGAGAAGAGACATCTGATTTAGCATTTAAAGCAGCAGAAAAAGCACTTACAGATGCCGGGATTTCAGCGGATCAGCTTGGCTTAATTATCGTTGCAACTGTCACACAAGATCAAAACTTCCCAAGTGTCGCATGTCAAATCCAAGAACGATTAGGGGCATCAGGATGTGGTGCGATGGATATTTCTGCAGCATGCTCAGGCTTTATTTATGCGACTACGATTGCAAAACAATTTGTTGAAAGTAATAGCTATGACTATATATTAGTAGTAGGTGTAGAAAAATTAACGAAAATTGTAGATTGGGAAGATCGTAATACGGCAATCTTATTCGGTGATGGTGCTTGTGCTGCGGTTATTGGTAAAGTTTCTGAAGGGCGTGGTATTTTATCCTTCGAGCTTGGCGCAGATGGCACAGGTGGTAAACATCTATTTTTAAATAATGATAATCATATATTTATGAATGGTCGAGAAGTATTTAAATTTGCGGTACGTCAAATGGGCGAATCAGCATTAAGTGTTATTGAAAAAGCAGGTTTAACAAAGGAAGATGTGGATTATTTAGTTCCGCATCAAGCCAATATTCGAATTATGGAAGCTGCTCGGGAACGTCTAGGGTTACCAGAAGAAAAAATGTCGAAAACGATCCAGCATTACGGAAATACTTCGGCAGCTTCAATTGGCATATCGATTGTCGATGATTTGGCAGAAGGCAAGATTAAAGATGATGATATCGTTGTTTTAGTTGGTTTTGGTGGGGGACTTACTTGGGGAGCTCTCGCTGTGAAATGGGGAAAATAA
- a CDS encoding YjzD family protein: MQYIITFFWSFLLVAMLNYVVSSVMGVDFNFMNGVIISLVFSVLVIIIAAVIPNESTPDAEAEHH, encoded by the coding sequence ATGCAATATATTATTACTTTCTTCTGGTCATTCCTATTAGTAGCAATGTTAAACTACGTAGTAAGCTCTGTAATGGGTGTAGACTTTAACTTCATGAATGGCGTAATTATTTCATTAGTATTCAGTGTATTAGTAATTATCATTGCTGCAGTGATTCCAAACGAATCAACTCCAGACGCAGAAGCTGAACATCATTAA
- a CDS encoding ATP-dependent Clp protease ATP-binding subunit, with translation MQFNQTQDNRPPLEQYGRNLIDQVKNGKMDPVIGRDEEIRNVIRILSRKTKNNPVLIGEPGVGKTAIVEGLAQRIVRRDVPEGLKDALLYELDMSALIAGASYRGQFEERLKAVLKQVKDSDGQIILFIDEIHTIVGAGKTDGAMDAGNMLKPMLARGELHCIGATTLDEYRMYIEKDPALERRFQQVLVREPSIEDTVSILRGIKDRFEEHHRGVRIHDRAIIAAAQLSDRYITDRFLPDKAIDLVDEACAMIRIEIESMPQELDKATRRLTQLKIEEQALKKENDAASKKRLEILSEDINKLEASMETMKEQWEFEKNGLQIVRDKKDQLKKFVAEAEDLMYTNSNLARVSELQYSQIPRLEKEIAELERQLKDTEGNRMLREEVTEEEIAKIISRWTGIPVTKLVEGEREKLLRLKDTLHERVVGQDDAVTYVTEAVWRARSGIKDPNKPIGSFLFLGPTGVGKTELAKALAEQLFDSEDHFIRIDMSEYMEKHSVSRLVGAPPGYIGYEEGGQLTEAVRRNPYSVVLLDEIEKAHPDVANILLQMLDDGRITDSQGRMVNFTNTVIILTSNIGSQYLLEQGEEAEALVLAALRQHFKPELLNRMDDIILFHALTNEHFHAIAWKYVQQLQARVAEQEITLDVEDDVVDWIVENGIDPQFGARPLKRFVQRHLETIVARELLKGEVIAGETLSILIENGEIKIKK, from the coding sequence ATGCAATTTAATCAAACGCAAGATAATCGTCCACCGTTAGAGCAGTACGGACGTAATTTAATTGATCAAGTTAAAAATGGAAAAATGGATCCGGTCATTGGGCGAGATGAAGAAATTCGAAATGTCATTCGAATTTTATCGCGTAAAACGAAAAATAATCCAGTGCTTATTGGAGAGCCAGGTGTTGGTAAAACGGCAATTGTAGAAGGCTTAGCTCAACGAATTGTACGCAGAGACGTACCTGAAGGATTAAAGGACGCACTTTTATACGAGTTGGACATGAGTGCATTAATTGCAGGTGCATCTTATCGTGGTCAGTTTGAAGAACGTTTAAAAGCAGTTTTAAAGCAAGTAAAGGATTCCGATGGTCAAATTATTTTATTTATTGATGAAATCCATACAATTGTTGGCGCTGGGAAAACAGATGGTGCGATGGATGCAGGGAACATGCTTAAGCCGATGCTTGCTCGTGGAGAGCTTCATTGTATAGGAGCGACAACATTGGATGAATACCGTATGTACATTGAAAAGGACCCAGCATTAGAACGTCGTTTCCAGCAAGTATTAGTGCGTGAGCCATCTATTGAAGATACTGTTTCGATTTTACGTGGTATTAAAGATCGATTTGAAGAGCATCACCGTGGTGTCCGCATCCATGATCGTGCAATTATCGCAGCAGCTCAGCTATCGGATCGGTATATTACAGACCGTTTTTTACCGGACAAAGCAATTGATTTAGTTGATGAAGCATGTGCAATGATTCGTATTGAAATTGAATCAATGCCTCAAGAGCTCGATAAAGCAACACGTCGATTAACACAGTTGAAAATTGAAGAACAAGCATTGAAGAAGGAAAACGATGCAGCAAGTAAAAAACGCCTTGAAATTTTAAGTGAAGATATTAACAAGTTAGAAGCATCGATGGAAACAATGAAAGAACAATGGGAGTTTGAAAAAAATGGCTTACAAATTGTTCGAGATAAAAAAGACCAGTTGAAGAAATTTGTCGCTGAGGCAGAAGACCTTATGTATACAAACAGTAACTTAGCACGAGTTAGTGAATTGCAATACAGTCAAATTCCAAGACTTGAAAAAGAAATTGCTGAGTTGGAGCGACAATTAAAAGATACAGAAGGCAATCGTATGTTACGTGAAGAAGTGACAGAGGAAGAAATTGCAAAAATCATTTCACGTTGGACAGGCATTCCGGTCACGAAGCTTGTAGAAGGAGAACGCGAAAAATTACTACGCTTAAAAGATACATTACATGAGCGAGTAGTAGGTCAGGATGATGCAGTAACTTATGTAACAGAGGCAGTTTGGCGTGCGCGTTCGGGTATTAAGGATCCGAACAAGCCAATAGGTAGCTTTTTATTTTTAGGACCGACTGGTGTGGGGAAAACAGAATTAGCTAAAGCATTAGCAGAACAGCTTTTTGATTCGGAAGATCATTTCATACGTATCGATATGAGTGAATATATGGAGAAGCATTCGGTATCTCGTTTAGTCGGAGCACCTCCGGGATATATAGGGTATGAAGAAGGTGGCCAACTGACAGAAGCAGTTCGTCGTAATCCATATTCGGTTGTCTTATTAGATGAGATTGAAAAGGCACATCCAGATGTTGCAAATATTTTACTGCAAATGTTAGATGATGGACGTATTACGGATAGCCAAGGTAGGATGGTGAACTTTACAAATACGGTCATCATTTTAACGTCCAATATTGGGTCTCAGTACCTTTTAGAGCAAGGTGAGGAAGCAGAAGCCCTTGTACTAGCAGCTTTACGCCAGCACTTTAAACCAGAGTTACTTAACCGAATGGATGATATTATTCTGTTCCATGCCTTAACAAATGAGCACTTCCATGCGATTGCTTGGAAATATGTGCAACAGCTACAAGCGCGTGTTGCAGAGCAGGAAATTACGCTAGATGTAGAAGATGATGTAGTGGATTGGATTGTGGAAAACGGAATCGATCCGCAATTCGGTGCCCGCCCGTTAAAACGATTTGTGCAACGTCACTTAGAAACGATTGTAGCGCGGGAGTTGTTAAAAGGTGAGGTTATTGCTGGAGAAACATTGTCGATTTTAATAGAAAATGGCGAGATAAAAATTAAGAAATAA
- a CDS encoding Crp/Fnr family transcriptional regulator, whose amino-acid sequence MLFKTKGITLKIEKGSHIFQEGERADHVFLIKSGSVQVSKETESGKELTIRICGKNCLIGESLMFCKFTSHSTTAKALEVSEIYSLHNDQLEAFINEHSTLMIDYLKWIQTENIKNQSRLRDLVLHGKKGALYSTLIRLANTYGHFNSTKEVAIKIALTNTEIANLCATSREMINRMLTDLRKKNIITMEKGYITINDLDYLKQEIDCENCPLSICRID is encoded by the coding sequence TTGTTATTCAAAACAAAGGGAATAACATTAAAAATCGAGAAAGGTTCCCATATTTTTCAAGAAGGAGAACGAGCAGATCATGTATTCCTTATAAAAAGCGGTTCCGTTCAAGTTAGTAAAGAAACCGAAAGCGGGAAAGAACTAACAATTCGTATTTGCGGGAAAAATTGCTTGATTGGTGAAAGCCTTATGTTTTGCAAATTTACTTCCCACTCTACAACAGCCAAAGCACTAGAAGTTTCAGAAATTTACTCATTACATAACGATCAACTTGAGGCATTTATTAACGAACATTCAACATTAATGATTGACTATTTAAAATGGATTCAAACAGAAAATATTAAAAATCAAAGCAGACTTCGTGATTTAGTACTACACGGAAAAAAAGGCGCGCTTTATTCGACCTTAATTCGTTTAGCCAATACGTATGGACATTTTAATTCCACGAAGGAAGTGGCTATTAAAATCGCCTTAACAAATACAGAAATCGCCAATTTATGTGCGACAAGTCGAGAAATGATTAACCGTATGTTAACAGATTTACGTAAAAAAAATATTATTACAATGGAAAAAGGGTATATTACGATTAACGACTTAGATTATTTAAAGCAAGAAATTGATTGTGAAAACTGTCCATTGTCCATCTGTCGTATAGATTAA
- a CDS encoding metal-sulfur cluster assembly factor — protein MAIDQDMKDSMLGALENVIDPELGIDIVNLGLVYDVDLTDEGLATVTMTLTSMGCPLGPVIVDQVQTALGELPEVKETKVDIVWQPAWSKDNMSRYAKMALGIR, from the coding sequence ATGGCGATTGATCAAGATATGAAAGACAGCATGTTAGGTGCATTAGAAAACGTAATCGATCCAGAGCTTGGCATTGATATTGTCAACTTAGGTTTAGTATATGATGTTGATTTAACAGATGAAGGTCTTGCTACTGTAACAATGACATTAACATCAATGGGATGCCCATTAGGTCCGGTAATTGTAGACCAAGTGCAAACAGCATTAGGTGAGCTACCAGAAGTAAAAGAAACGAAAGTAGATATCGTATGGCAGCCAGCATGGTCAAAGGACAATATGTCTCGCTATGCAAAAATGGCATTAGGTATACGTTAA
- a CDS encoding prolyl oligopeptidase family serine peptidase has translation MIVKEEVWESIPLLHVYEEEMDEHTPVVIFLHGFLSAKEHNLHYAYQLVEKGIRVLLPDAILHGKRSENLNENQMNMKFWEIVLQSIKEVHTLHEQLKFKNIIVHDQIGIAGTSMGGIVTSGCLAIYQWIKTAGICMGTTSYTKLAQYQVELLKAKGITLPIVDEQQQAVIAKLAPFNFEEHEDVWKQCPIIFWHGEKDAVVPFNMSHEYYEHLVEINSMKQIQYISEPKAGHTVSREGMLQVTQFLAQHLA, from the coding sequence ATGATCGTTAAGGAAGAAGTGTGGGAATCGATTCCACTATTACATGTTTATGAAGAAGAAATGGATGAACATACACCAGTTGTCATCTTTCTACATGGATTTTTAAGTGCAAAAGAACATAATCTACATTATGCCTATCAGCTTGTAGAGAAAGGGATACGTGTCCTATTACCCGATGCTATTTTACATGGAAAGCGTTCGGAAAATTTAAATGAAAACCAAATGAATATGAAATTTTGGGAAATTGTACTGCAATCGATAAAAGAAGTACATACATTACACGAACAATTAAAGTTTAAAAACATCATCGTGCACGACCAAATTGGTATCGCGGGCACCTCGATGGGTGGAATTGTAACTTCAGGCTGCTTAGCCATTTATCAATGGATTAAAACTGCAGGTATTTGTATGGGCACAACTAGTTATACGAAACTTGCACAATATCAAGTTGAGCTACTAAAGGCAAAGGGTATTACTTTGCCAATTGTAGATGAACAGCAGCAAGCGGTTATTGCAAAACTAGCCCCATTTAATTTTGAAGAACATGAAGATGTATGGAAACAGTGTCCAATCATTTTTTGGCACGGAGAAAAAGATGCCGTTGTTCCATTTAACATGAGTCACGAGTATTATGAGCATTTAGTAGAAATAAATTCGATGAAACAAATCCAGTACATTTCGGAGCCAAAAGCAGGGCATACTGTTTCTCGAGAAGGAATGCTGCAAGTAACTCAATTTTTAGCACAACATTTGGCATAA
- a CDS encoding Cof-type HAD-IIB family hydrolase yields the protein MNEHLIVLDLDGTLLTDEKTISPFTKQMLIKAKQAGHQVMIATGRPYRASELYYKELSLTTPIVNFNGALIHHPRNSLWEPIHTTVDLRVVHDVVESVHKYEYQNLIAEVMDDVYIHREDEEMLKVFHMGSPNVLMGDLKENLLENPTSLLIQANDVNVPIIRQHLQDVHAELIEHRRWGAPFPIIEIVRKGLSKAVGIAYISKQMGIPQNRIIAFGDEDNDLEMIDYAGVGVAMSNGIDQLKNIANEITLSNNDDGIGKFLQDRLKL from the coding sequence ATGAATGAACATTTAATTGTGTTAGATTTAGACGGTACATTATTAACCGATGAAAAAACAATTTCGCCTTTCACAAAACAAATGCTAATCAAGGCCAAACAAGCAGGGCATCAAGTTATGATTGCAACTGGTCGTCCTTACCGCGCTAGCGAACTCTACTATAAAGAGCTGAGTTTGACGACACCTATCGTCAATTTTAACGGCGCTCTTATCCACCACCCGCGTAACTCATTATGGGAACCTATTCATACAACCGTTGATTTACGTGTCGTGCATGACGTAGTAGAATCGGTTCATAAATATGAATATCAAAACTTAATCGCAGAAGTAATGGATGACGTTTATATTCATCGAGAAGATGAAGAAATGTTAAAAGTATTTCATATGGGTAGCCCGAATGTGTTAATGGGTGATTTAAAGGAGAATTTACTTGAAAATCCGACAAGTTTACTCATTCAAGCAAACGATGTCAATGTCCCAATTATTCGCCAACATTTACAAGATGTTCATGCGGAATTAATTGAACATCGTCGTTGGGGTGCACCATTTCCTATTATAGAAATTGTTCGAAAAGGCTTGAGCAAAGCAGTCGGTATTGCCTATATCTCAAAACAAATGGGTATTCCTCAAAACCGAATTATCGCATTTGGTGACGAGGATAATGATTTAGAAATGATTGATTATGCTGGAGTTGGTGTTGCAATGAGTAACGGAATCGACCAGCTTAAAAACATTGCAAATGAAATTACACTTTCAAACAACGATGACGGCATCGGAAAATTTTTACAAGATCGATTAAAATTATAA
- a CDS encoding alpha-amylase family glycosyl hydrolase → MKLGFKKWLGTATACVLLSASISLIPVHAEETRTIVDESIYDVLVDRFFNGSGSNDDEFVNAQDPSMFAGGDFHGLVKKIDYIANMGYTVLSIGPVFATEKYDGSMATSYVVLDKRFGTAEELKEVVHKYNERDIKIMADFPLSNVSANHEWAGNAGFVSSTNDGEIQWDLTNTEVQAALIDAAVDFVNTYEVNGLRLTNIEQADSAFLNEMIAALKEVKSDIYVIANAESEANFDAKFYDDTASLYTNAFKNVDLNTTILEPHIEEALTGTPVLMMTDTIWSDRFTLASTLEGMYPPTRSKISIASTLLLPGVPIVQYGSEIAMNGEAGIEGHQYYNFKTDSELVDYVGQLQSLRNDSATLRNGEFKWLENEDGYMVFERKSDTETWIVVINNSSKTKRVHIPVAELGEGKEIRGMFNSEVIRENKDGNYTIILDREMVEVYQVIEARGINMSYIIALSLVVVLYTIFMIVIMKRGRQRRAEQDAEKTANQ, encoded by the coding sequence ATGAAATTGGGATTTAAAAAATGGTTAGGCACTGCAACTGCATGTGTACTTCTTTCTGCTTCAATTTCTTTAATACCAGTGCATGCAGAGGAAACACGTACAATTGTAGATGAAAGTATATATGACGTTTTAGTTGATCGCTTTTTTAACGGGTCGGGCTCAAATGATGATGAATTCGTAAATGCACAGGATCCATCGATGTTTGCTGGCGGTGACTTTCATGGTTTAGTAAAAAAAATTGATTACATTGCGAATATGGGCTATACCGTATTATCAATAGGACCAGTTTTTGCAACAGAAAAATATGATGGGTCTATGGCTACAAGCTATGTAGTGCTAGATAAACGCTTCGGTACAGCAGAAGAACTAAAAGAAGTGGTTCATAAATACAATGAGCGTGACATAAAAATTATGGCTGATTTTCCATTATCCAATGTTAGTGCGAATCACGAGTGGGCAGGAAATGCGGGATTTGTCTCGTCAACAAACGATGGGGAAATTCAGTGGGATTTAACAAATACGGAGGTTCAAGCTGCATTAATTGATGCTGCGGTAGATTTCGTCAATACATATGAAGTGAATGGGCTCCGTTTAACAAATATTGAACAAGCTGATTCGGCTTTCTTAAATGAAATGATTGCTGCATTAAAAGAGGTAAAATCTGATATTTACGTCATTGCCAATGCAGAAAGTGAAGCTAATTTTGATGCGAAGTTTTATGATGATACAGCTTCTCTTTATACAAATGCCTTTAAAAATGTTGATTTAAATACAACTATTTTAGAGCCGCATATAGAAGAAGCTTTAACAGGGACACCTGTATTAATGATGACGGACACTATTTGGTCAGACCGTTTTACATTAGCTTCAACATTAGAGGGAATGTATCCACCAACGCGTAGTAAAATTTCGATTGCAAGTACATTATTATTACCAGGTGTTCCAATCGTACAATATGGCTCAGAAATTGCTATGAACGGTGAGGCTGGCATAGAGGGGCACCAATATTACAATTTTAAGACCGATTCAGAGCTAGTGGATTATGTAGGACAGCTACAATCATTAAGAAACGATTCGGCCACATTACGTAATGGTGAGTTTAAATGGTTAGAAAATGAAGATGGCTACATGGTATTTGAGCGAAAATCAGATACAGAAACATGGATTGTCGTCATTAATAATAGTAGTAAAACGAAGCGCGTGCATATCCCGGTTGCGGAATTAGGTGAAGGCAAAGAAATACGTGGGATGTTCAACAGTGAAGTAATTCGTGAAAACAAGGACGGCAATTATACAATTATTTTAGATCGTGAAATGGTGGAAGTCTATCAAGTAATTGAAGCACGTGGCATTAATATGTCGTATATTATTGCGCTTAGCTTAGTCGTTGTGCTTTATACGATTTTCATGATCGTTATTATGAAGCGAGGGCGTCAACGCCGCGCAGAGCAGGATGCTGAAAAAACAGCAAACCAATAA
- a CDS encoding YisL family protein, whose protein sequence is MSFLTSGTHLHITTWVIALVLFFIAAFASKKLTGVQMALRVMYILIIISGGALFLEWRDKIAESGMNYDMKVLFGILVIGFMEMILARKNKGKSVNIFWILFGVVLLVTLYLGLSMGIGINF, encoded by the coding sequence ATGAGTTTCTTAACGAGTGGTACGCATTTACACATTACAACATGGGTAATTGCATTAGTGTTATTTTTCATTGCAGCATTTGCTAGCAAGAAATTAACGGGTGTACAAATGGCATTGCGTGTGATGTATATTTTAATTATCATTTCAGGTGGCGCATTATTCTTAGAATGGCGCGACAAAATCGCAGAAAGCGGTATGAACTATGATATGAAAGTATTATTTGGTATTTTAGTCATCGGCTTTATGGAAATGATTTTAGCACGTAAAAACAAAGGCAAATCAGTAAACATCTTCTGGATTCTATTCGGAGTTGTATTATTAGTAACGTTATACTTAGGTTTAAGCATGGGTATTGGTATAAATTTCTAA